A genome region from Schlesneria paludicola DSM 18645 includes the following:
- a CDS encoding ABC transporter substrate-binding protein, translating into MRGHFERISSECFRRIAMQRFADQNGSSRCPLPHSFALTLSIWAIFLFAISTESRFSAAPVFAADEPKNAEASRPAVVETVLPKYEEMELPPATELLRSKPFDWIVLKSADVLVTEPVGPRPETLARLQSEYERYIKARGGMAAGEERVREKRRIFQRLQLTLINPGPDQDPDYFVETRLVQRIEYFEDLVLRRASMSIEEGLVGQAYDLLLLVDRRNRENNLHLKESHAARAREEAEAKNDETLRITVPEPPPLKLLKIWPRFDEVYQQLLFKDAELHDQRGDGEAALRLLENLWDHNASYSGLSGRIGGVVDRLIQKDVDRSDFREARHFLNRLAGRDAQHPTVTKWKAELTAQTVALIAEARTVSSEGDASRAASLIDLATRVWPDTPGLKDAHRELIERFQSVRLGVIRLPGEPTTYRFDTPVEAAVKGLTEQLLFEPARVDERGVRYRSSLFESWEPTDLGRQVEFTVRMKRADWESRPLLTSIDILNELIGKLDPTRATYDERLAGTVEQVTVQSPSQFTIHFHRLPLRLEALFQFTVPIDMESLALNPDLPAGAMPMAGRQKFYEFERDERRVAYRRVRAQPVGVKTRYVDEIVQLKYDSWDRALQGLLRGEIVAVPDVGLRDVKRLQEDNRFLVMPYALPLSHFILFRPTSAPLRDGQLRRALTLALPREEMLKEKILSGVNEPYARLTATPCPTTSYGHNRLLSEPAYDPQRAAALALTARKQAGGQLAELRMICPPDPTVRAIAATMIEHWRRVGITVRLNDVNEDGEWDLVYRTTSLVEPVTELWPTIALNADAKIEALKPLPERIRRQLLDLERANDWTNATRILRRIETDLMVDAQFIPLWEVDQFFVFRRQLFGLPARMMNAFQDVERWTLQSWFSQETP; encoded by the coding sequence ATGCGCGGTCATTTCGAGCGGATCAGCTCAGAATGTTTTCGGCGAATCGCCATGCAACGGTTTGCGGACCAGAACGGCAGTTCTCGGTGCCCGCTCCCGCATTCTTTCGCGTTGACGTTGTCCATTTGGGCGATTTTCTTATTCGCGATCAGCACCGAGAGTCGATTTAGTGCCGCGCCGGTCTTCGCCGCCGATGAGCCCAAAAATGCCGAGGCAAGTCGACCCGCAGTGGTCGAGACCGTCTTACCCAAATACGAAGAGATGGAATTGCCGCCTGCGACGGAGCTGTTGCGTTCCAAGCCGTTTGATTGGATTGTCCTGAAATCGGCGGACGTGCTGGTGACCGAACCGGTTGGCCCCCGTCCGGAGACGTTGGCGCGATTGCAAAGCGAGTACGAGCGATACATCAAGGCTCGAGGCGGCATGGCTGCCGGAGAGGAACGTGTTCGTGAGAAGCGTCGGATATTTCAACGTCTGCAACTGACGCTGATCAATCCGGGCCCCGACCAGGATCCCGACTATTTCGTCGAGACGCGGCTCGTGCAGCGGATCGAGTATTTCGAGGATCTGGTCTTACGCCGAGCCAGCATGTCGATCGAGGAAGGTCTCGTGGGCCAGGCCTATGACCTGTTGCTGCTGGTCGATCGCCGGAACCGCGAGAACAATCTGCACCTCAAAGAGAGCCATGCTGCGCGTGCGCGTGAAGAAGCCGAGGCGAAAAACGATGAAACGCTGAGGATCACGGTGCCCGAGCCACCGCCACTGAAGCTGCTCAAAATCTGGCCTCGATTCGATGAGGTCTATCAGCAGTTGTTGTTCAAAGACGCCGAGCTGCACGATCAGCGAGGTGATGGCGAAGCGGCGTTGCGATTGCTGGAGAATCTGTGGGATCACAACGCGTCCTATTCGGGGCTTTCGGGACGGATTGGTGGCGTTGTAGATCGTTTGATCCAGAAGGATGTCGACCGATCCGATTTTCGAGAGGCGCGACATTTTCTGAACCGTCTGGCGGGACGCGATGCGCAACATCCGACCGTGACGAAGTGGAAGGCGGAACTGACCGCGCAGACGGTGGCACTCATCGCCGAGGCCCGGACGGTTTCGTCCGAGGGAGACGCATCCCGTGCGGCGAGTCTCATCGATCTGGCCACTCGCGTCTGGCCCGACACTCCCGGTCTGAAAGACGCACACCGCGAATTGATCGAACGATTCCAAAGTGTGCGATTGGGCGTGATCCGATTGCCGGGCGAACCGACAACATACCGGTTTGACACACCCGTCGAGGCGGCGGTCAAGGGGCTGACCGAACAATTGCTGTTTGAGCCCGCGCGCGTTGACGAACGAGGAGTTCGCTATCGCTCGTCGCTGTTTGAGTCGTGGGAGCCGACAGACCTTGGCCGTCAGGTTGAATTTACGGTGCGCATGAAACGCGCCGACTGGGAATCGCGCCCGCTGTTAACTTCGATCGATATTCTCAATGAATTGATCGGCAAACTTGATCCAACGCGTGCCACGTACGACGAGCGGTTGGCGGGTACTGTCGAGCAAGTCACGGTACAATCACCGTCGCAATTCACGATTCATTTCCATCGCTTGCCACTCAGGCTCGAGGCTCTGTTTCAGTTCACGGTTCCGATTGATATGGAATCACTTGCGTTGAATCCCGATTTGCCTGCAGGCGCGATGCCGATGGCCGGGCGTCAAAAGTTTTATGAGTTTGAACGTGATGAACGTCGCGTCGCCTACCGTCGCGTACGTGCTCAGCCCGTCGGGGTTAAAACGCGGTATGTCGATGAAATCGTGCAGCTCAAATACGATTCATGGGATCGCGCCCTGCAGGGATTGCTTCGTGGCGAGATCGTGGCGGTTCCCGACGTGGGGCTGCGAGACGTCAAACGCCTTCAGGAAGACAATCGCTTTCTGGTCATGCCGTATGCACTGCCATTGTCTCATTTCATTCTGTTTCGCCCCACTTCGGCACCATTGCGGGATGGCCAATTGCGGCGGGCGTTGACGCTGGCGTTGCCTCGAGAAGAGATGCTCAAAGAGAAGATTCTATCCGGTGTCAATGAGCCTTACGCCCGATTGACGGCGACGCCATGTCCGACAACCAGCTACGGACACAATCGCCTGTTGTCGGAACCCGCGTATGATCCGCAGCGTGCGGCCGCGCTGGCCCTGACGGCGAGGAAGCAAGCTGGTGGACAACTCGCCGAGCTGCGCATGATCTGCCCACCCGATCCCACGGTGCGCGCGATTGCGGCCACGATGATCGAGCACTGGCGACGCGTCGGGATTACGGTTCGCTTGAACGACGTCAACGAAGATGGCGAGTGGGATCTGGTTTATCGCACAACCAGTCTGGTCGAGCCCGTCACGGAACTGTGGCCGACGATCGCACTGAACGCCGACGCCAAAATTGAAGCATTGAAGCC
- a CDS encoding LON peptidase substrate-binding domain-containing protein, whose product MTFSCELDPALKHFSGSAPLFPLPNVVLFPHALLPLQIFEPRYRQMTADALDGERLIAMSLMRPGGERHPDTTSPAIHSMVGLGKIIAHEKLDDGRYYLVLRGLSRARVLGEQSPTHPYRVGDLELCSDVLDEAPSYDRQSRVQELIVKFGRLFPGVNLQKLFLQAATELPLAMVCDVLLGAIPLAPQVSQTFLNELNVDRRGQMLLELLDQLSQPDSKSANRTYPPRFSVN is encoded by the coding sequence ATGACATTTTCCTGTGAACTTGATCCGGCGCTCAAGCATTTCTCCGGATCGGCGCCGTTGTTTCCGTTACCGAACGTGGTGCTCTTTCCTCATGCGCTTTTGCCGCTTCAGATCTTCGAACCCCGCTATCGTCAAATGACGGCGGATGCGCTCGATGGCGAGCGGCTGATTGCGATGAGCTTGATGCGGCCAGGTGGCGAGCGTCACCCCGATACTACCTCTCCGGCGATTCATTCCATGGTGGGGCTCGGCAAAATCATCGCTCATGAAAAACTTGACGATGGAAGGTACTACCTGGTGCTTCGCGGGCTAAGTCGTGCGCGCGTTCTTGGCGAACAATCCCCAACCCATCCTTATCGCGTGGGGGACCTCGAGTTGTGTTCGGACGTTTTGGACGAGGCACCGTCGTATGATCGCCAAAGTCGTGTTCAAGAGCTGATCGTCAAATTTGGGCGGTTGTTTCCCGGCGTGAATCTCCAGAAGCTGTTTCTTCAGGCGGCCACAGAGCTTCCGTTGGCAATGGTCTGTGACGTTTTGCTGGGGGCAATTCCCTTGGCACCTCAGGTCTCGCAAACGTTTCTCAATGAGCTGAATGTTGATCGTCGCGGGCAAATGCTGCTGGAACTACTCGATCAATTATCACAGCCTGATTCGAAGTCGGCCAATCGAACCTATCCGCCGCGTTTCAGTGTGAATTGA
- a CDS encoding DUF309 domain-containing protein, producing MIDEYPEQYREGLRLFNEEEFFECHDVLEELWSESTGAERKFIQGLIQASIALFHFGNENFGGAKKLYISARKNLDPFGSEFMGILLETFLHDFQQCFQELLDNTEAYPTTVVLRDELVPKIRSISEGLVG from the coding sequence GTGATCGACGAGTATCCTGAACAGTATCGCGAAGGTCTGCGACTCTTCAACGAAGAGGAGTTCTTCGAATGTCACGACGTGCTTGAAGAGTTATGGTCAGAATCGACGGGGGCCGAGCGGAAGTTCATTCAGGGGCTGATTCAGGCCTCGATCGCTCTTTTTCATTTCGGAAACGAAAACTTTGGCGGAGCCAAAAAGCTTTACATCTCGGCTCGCAAAAATCTTGATCCGTTCGGAAGCGAATTCATGGGAATTCTGCTCGAGACGTTCCTGCACGATTTCCAGCAATGTTTTCAGGAGCTTCTGGACAACACAGAAGCGTACCCTACGACCGTCGTGCTTCGAGACGAGCTCGTTCCGAAGATACGGTCTATCAGTGAAGGATTGGTCGGATGA
- the nth gene encoding endonuclease III yields MAKAQSSRKRDDKKQRVHSIVTQLAATYPVALCALHHESPFQLLAATILSAQCTDERVNMVTPALFKRFPTPQDLAKADQTELEELIRSTGFYRNKATNLIGMAQALAEKYEGELPQTLEELVALPGVGRKTANVVLGSAFGITSGVVVDTHVKRLTNLLGLTTSNNPEQIERDLMELLPPEEWINFSHRLIHHGRQICIARRPKCLECPLRPLCPRIGLPKLPD; encoded by the coding sequence ATGGCGAAAGCTCAATCGAGTCGAAAACGCGATGACAAAAAGCAACGTGTCCATTCGATCGTCACGCAACTCGCTGCGACCTATCCGGTCGCGCTCTGTGCCCTGCATCACGAATCGCCATTCCAACTCTTGGCAGCCACAATTCTGTCCGCGCAGTGCACCGACGAACGCGTCAACATGGTCACCCCCGCCCTGTTTAAGCGATTCCCAACACCTCAAGACTTGGCAAAAGCTGACCAGACGGAACTGGAAGAACTGATCCGCTCAACCGGCTTTTATCGCAACAAAGCCACAAACTTGATTGGAATGGCTCAGGCTCTGGCGGAAAAATATGAGGGCGAATTGCCGCAAACACTGGAGGAGTTGGTCGCCCTGCCAGGAGTCGGCCGCAAAACCGCGAATGTCGTTCTGGGCTCCGCGTTTGGGATCACCAGTGGCGTGGTCGTCGATACCCACGTCAAACGGCTGACAAATTTGCTCGGACTGACAACCAGCAACAATCCCGAACAGATCGAACGTGATTTGATGGAACTGCTGCCGCCGGAAGAATGGATCAACTTCTCTCATCGCCTGATCCACCACGGTCGGCAAATTTGTATCGCACGACGGCCAAAATGCCTGGAATGCCCACTTCGACCGCTTTGCCCTCGCATTGGGCTGCCGAAGTTGCCAGATTGA
- a CDS encoding Sec-independent protein translocase subunit TatA/TatB, translating to MVPMFAFIGLGAPELIFFSLIVLLLFGSRLPSVMRSLGQSVTSFKSGLNEDEAQKADEKLDDKK from the coding sequence ATGGTTCCAATGTTTGCGTTTATTGGTCTGGGAGCCCCAGAGCTGATTTTTTTCAGTCTGATCGTCCTGCTGCTGTTCGGTAGCCGGCTGCCGTCCGTAATGCGTTCCCTGGGACAAAGCGTCACCTCGTTCAAATCCGGTTTGAATGAGGACGAAGCTCAAAAAGCCGACGAAAAGCTGGACGACAAGAAGTAA
- a CDS encoding twin-arginine translocase TatA/TatE family subunit, which yields MLPGVGIPEMMFFGIIALLLFGKKLPEVARSLGKGVIEFKKGLRSIEDELDTNHYSPRHDYNNSSSSSNARPAPKDESVETSAPKFEPPTTEPHDAA from the coding sequence ATGTTGCCAGGTGTTGGAATTCCAGAAATGATGTTTTTTGGAATTATCGCGCTCCTGTTGTTTGGAAAGAAACTGCCGGAAGTGGCCCGAAGCCTCGGCAAAGGGGTGATCGAATTCAAAAAAGGGCTTCGGAGCATCGAAGACGAACTGGACACAAATCACTATTCGCCACGCCACGACTACAACAATAGCAGTTCAAGTAGCAATGCCCGACCTGCCCCAAAAGACGAAAGCGTCGAAACCTCCGCTCCAAAGTTCGAACCGCCGACCACAGAACCTCACGACGCGGCCTAG
- a CDS encoding SulP family inorganic anion transporter: MPQVETIASKSSLAGPSANFSADIKSGFLVFLIAMPLCLGIAKASGYPPIAGIFTAIIGGMVVPWISNSELTIKGPAAGLIVIVLGCVEGFGFTGGKDLVADRSAYQMALAVGVIAGLVQIALALFRSGILSEFFPTAAVHGMLASIGVMIATKQFHAMIGDPTKEKDPLRVIETIPNALQNMKPEIATIGFICLGIMILWAMLPKSVGLLKKIPAQLIVVVTGILLAIWLKVPTASLVSVPSDIRQGIAFPNFSGAFSLEHGHLQNAITYVVMFSLIGTLESLLSAKAVDLLDPYRRKTDYNRDLLGIGIANTIASFVGGLPMISEIVRSKANIDNGARTRFANMFHAFFLLVFVALLPQLITMIPNAALAAMLVFTGYRLASPHEFIHMYRVGTEQLTIFVATIIGVLATDLLVGVGIGIVVKAAFHVWNGAPVGSLFTPSIEITEPDTTTTLIRVKNSAVFSTWIPLRRKLLAVQSDRSVVLDLSDTRLVDHTVMEKLHELEADFEQKHRKLVIRGLESHRGVSKHPFAAQKRTAG, translated from the coding sequence ATGCCTCAGGTGGAAACCATCGCTTCCAAGTCCTCCCTCGCTGGGCCTTCTGCGAACTTTTCAGCCGATATCAAATCTGGATTTCTCGTATTTCTCATCGCAATGCCGCTTTGCCTGGGGATTGCAAAGGCCAGTGGCTATCCACCTATCGCCGGGATTTTCACCGCGATCATTGGGGGGATGGTCGTTCCCTGGATCAGCAATTCGGAACTGACGATCAAAGGCCCGGCCGCGGGGTTGATCGTCATCGTACTGGGCTGCGTCGAGGGATTTGGTTTTACCGGGGGAAAAGACCTGGTCGCGGATCGGTCGGCTTACCAGATGGCCTTGGCCGTCGGAGTGATCGCGGGACTGGTTCAAATTGCCTTGGCCCTATTTCGCTCGGGAATTCTCAGTGAATTCTTCCCCACGGCGGCGGTTCACGGAATGTTGGCATCCATTGGGGTCATGATTGCCACGAAGCAGTTTCACGCGATGATTGGCGACCCCACCAAAGAAAAAGATCCGCTACGCGTGATCGAAACGATCCCGAATGCCCTGCAAAACATGAAGCCCGAAATTGCGACGATCGGCTTCATTTGCCTGGGAATTATGATCCTTTGGGCCATGCTACCCAAGTCCGTTGGCCTGCTCAAAAAGATTCCCGCCCAACTGATCGTCGTCGTCACCGGAATTCTGCTGGCCATCTGGCTCAAGGTGCCGACAGCGTCGCTCGTCAGCGTCCCCAGCGACATTCGCCAGGGAATCGCCTTTCCAAACTTCAGCGGGGCATTCTCGCTCGAACATGGCCACCTGCAAAATGCGATCACCTACGTCGTGATGTTTTCATTGATCGGTACGCTGGAATCGTTGCTGAGCGCCAAAGCGGTTGACCTGCTCGATCCGTATCGCCGCAAGACGGACTACAATCGCGATCTGCTCGGGATCGGCATCGCCAACACCATCGCCTCGTTTGTGGGTGGACTGCCGATGATTTCGGAAATCGTCCGAAGCAAGGCGAACATCGACAACGGTGCCCGCACCCGCTTCGCGAATATGTTCCACGCCTTCTTCCTGCTGGTCTTCGTGGCGTTGCTGCCGCAGCTGATCACGATGATCCCCAATGCAGCACTCGCGGCGATGCTGGTCTTTACAGGATATCGCCTGGCGTCTCCTCACGAATTCATCCACATGTACCGGGTGGGCACCGAACAGCTGACGATCTTCGTGGCCACAATCATCGGCGTTCTCGCAACAGACCTGTTAGTCGGTGTTGGAATTGGAATCGTCGTGAAAGCCGCCTTCCACGTCTGGAATGGAGCCCCCGTTGGCTCGCTCTTCACTCCAAGCATTGAAATCACTGAACCCGACACCACCACCACCTTGATCCGGGTCAAAAACTCCGCAGTCTTTAGCACCTGGATCCCGCTTCGACGAAAACTTCTCGCCGTCCAATCCGACCGATCCGTGGTCCTCGACCTGTCCGACACGCGACTCGTCGATCACACCGTCATGGAAAAGCTGCACGAACTCGAAGCCGACTTCGAACAGAAGCATCGAAAACTGGTGATTCGCGGTCTCGAATCGCACCGAGGCGTCTCGAAACACCCATTCGCGGCCCAAAAACGAACCGCAGGATAG
- a CDS encoding bL17 family ribosomal protein, whose product MFRNMATSLICAAVPDTAAPNTIKVAGRIITTVEKAKELRPVVEKLITMGKKALKHQDAAEQFATAAARGSAEWNEWRNSDRWQQWAKAIAPAVTFRRRAFAALRSKEAVKILFSDLAPRFRDREGGYTRIVRLAEFRLGDAGRKALIEFVGNNDRKKARRAAPTVN is encoded by the coding sequence ATGTTTCGAAATATGGCGACGAGTCTGATTTGTGCTGCGGTGCCTGATACGGCAGCGCCAAACACCATCAAGGTAGCTGGTCGGATTATCACGACGGTCGAAAAGGCGAAAGAGCTTCGCCCGGTCGTTGAGAAGCTGATCACGATGGGGAAGAAGGCGCTGAAGCACCAGGACGCTGCGGAGCAGTTCGCGACGGCAGCGGCTCGTGGAAGTGCCGAATGGAACGAATGGCGCAATTCAGATCGCTGGCAACAGTGGGCGAAGGCGATTGCACCAGCGGTGACGTTTCGCCGACGCGCATTCGCAGCGCTTCGCAGCAAGGAAGCGGTCAAGATCCTGTTCAGTGATTTGGCTCCACGGTTCCGTGATCGCGAAGGCGGTTATACACGGATCGTTCGACTTGCTGAGTTCCGTTTGGGTGACGCTGGACGGAAGGCTTTGATCGAGTTTGTTGGTAACAACGATCGAAAGAAGGCTCGTCGTGCGGCACCTACGGTGAACTGA
- a CDS encoding DNA-directed RNA polymerase subunit alpha, which yields MRIRWRGLELPNRVITEKETLTDTYGKFVIEPFERGFGATIGNSLRRILLSSLEGSAVTRIKIQGVQHEFTTIPGIVEDVTDICLNLKSVVVKNHSPISKTLRIERHERGVVTAGDIVVDDQVEIYNKDLVIATMTDDVSLHVEVLVENGRGYLPVSEQPDHQNEVGVIPIDSIFSPITRVRYKIEETRVGQRTNYDRLILEIWTNGTIVPEIALVEAAKILRKHLNPIITYREPGPETFPDSGLRNMHESTGYAPVDLELEERLSRSLAELNLSVRATNCLESEGINTVRDLVIRTDDQLLQVRNFGDTTLQEVRERLATIGLRLGMRLPQSMQQRDR from the coding sequence ATGAGAATACGATGGCGCGGCCTTGAATTGCCGAATCGGGTCATCACCGAGAAAGAAACCCTGACCGACACGTACGGAAAGTTCGTGATCGAACCGTTCGAGCGTGGGTTTGGTGCGACAATCGGCAACAGCTTGCGACGGATTCTGTTGTCCAGTCTGGAAGGAAGTGCAGTCACCCGAATCAAGATTCAGGGTGTGCAGCACGAATTCACGACGATTCCGGGCATCGTTGAAGACGTGACGGACATCTGCTTGAACCTGAAGTCGGTTGTGGTGAAGAATCACAGCCCGATTTCGAAGACGTTGCGAATCGAACGTCATGAGCGGGGTGTTGTGACCGCTGGTGACATCGTGGTCGACGATCAGGTCGAGATTTATAATAAGGATTTGGTGATCGCGACGATGACCGACGATGTGTCGTTGCACGTCGAAGTCCTGGTTGAGAATGGGCGTGGATATCTGCCCGTTTCTGAGCAGCCTGATCATCAGAATGAAGTCGGTGTGATTCCGATCGACTCGATCTTTTCGCCAATTACCCGGGTGCGGTACAAGATCGAAGAAACGCGCGTCGGTCAGCGAACGAACTACGATCGGTTGATTCTGGAGATCTGGACGAACGGTACGATCGTGCCGGAAATCGCTCTGGTTGAAGCGGCGAAGATCCTGCGAAAGCATTTGAATCCGATCATTACGTATCGGGAGCCTGGCCCGGAAACATTCCCGGACAGCGGTTTGCGGAACATGCACGAATCCACGGGATACGCTCCTGTTGATCTCGAGTTGGAAGAACGGTTGTCGCGCAGTCTGGCAGAGTTGAATCTGTCGGTGCGGGCGACGAACTGTCTTGAGTCGGAAGGTATTAATACGGTTCGTGACCTGGTCATTCGAACCGACGATCAGTTGCTGCAAGTGCGAAACTTCGGCGATACAACGCTGCAGGAAGTTCGCGAACGGTTGGCGACGATTGGTTTGCGTTTGGGTATGCGTCTGCCGCAGTCGATGCAGCAGCGAGATCGGTAA
- the rpsK gene encoding 30S ribosomal protein S11: protein MAKVKKRKIRRNITRGIAHIQATFNNTIVTITDVNGDVLCWASAGTVGFKGSRKSTPFAAQRAAETCSERAAKFGMKEMEVQVKGPGSGRESAITGLQTSGVVVRSIEDITPIPHNGCRPRKKRRV from the coding sequence ATGGCCAAAGTCAAAAAACGCAAGATTCGCCGAAATATCACCCGAGGCATCGCCCATATCCAAGCGACCTTCAACAACACGATTGTCACGATCACTGACGTGAACGGCGACGTGCTGTGTTGGGCCTCGGCGGGAACCGTCGGGTTCAAAGGCAGCCGAAAGAGCACGCCGTTTGCCGCTCAGCGAGCCGCAGAAACGTGTTCGGAGCGTGCCGCGAAGTTCGGCATGAAGGAGATGGAAGTCCAGGTCAAGGGCCCCGGCTCCGGTCGCGAAAGCGCAATCACCGGGCTGCAGACTTCGGGCGTTGTGGTCCGGTCGATTGAGGATATCACACCAATTCCGCATAATGGTTGTCGACCACGGAAGAAGCGACGCGTTTGA
- the rpsM gene encoding 30S ribosomal protein S13 — protein sequence MPRIQGVDLPGDKHVVVALQYIYGIGDWVAAELCFRLGIDPFLKASSLTDEAVSRITTLLDKDYLVEGQLRRSIQQNIARLRDIQCYRGMRHRRNLPVRGQRTRTNARTRKGVKKTVAGKKGVKDMKH from the coding sequence ATGCCGCGTATTCAAGGTGTGGATTTGCCGGGCGACAAGCATGTCGTGGTGGCGTTGCAATACATCTACGGCATCGGTGATTGGGTCGCGGCGGAGTTGTGTTTCCGATTGGGAATCGATCCGTTTTTGAAGGCGTCGTCCCTCACTGATGAAGCGGTGTCACGCATCACGACGCTGCTCGACAAGGATTACCTTGTCGAAGGACAATTGCGACGCTCGATTCAGCAGAACATCGCGCGATTGCGGGACATTCAGTGTTATCGCGGAATGCGGCATCGCCGAAATCTGCCGGTCCGCGGGCAGCGGACACGCACGAATGCTCGTACTCGCAAGGGTGTGAAGAAGACGGTGGCCGGTAAGAAGGGCGTCAAGGATATGAAGCACTGA
- the rpmJ gene encoding 50S ribosomal protein L36, which translates to MKVRSSVKLICEGCKVVRRKGRVYIICSTNPRHKQRQG; encoded by the coding sequence ATGAAGGTTCGTTCTAGCGTGAAGCTGATTTGCGAAGGCTGCAAAGTCGTGCGTCGCAAAGGTCGCGTGTACATTATTTGCTCGACAAATCCTCGCCACAAACAACGGCAGGGTTGA